From Permianibacter aggregans, a single genomic window includes:
- a CDS encoding cupin domain-containing protein, with product MPDPSYPLVLQAEQVPPRTTPSLYPAPFAQRVEGRVKRVLGDPFGLRNFGVNLTSLAPGAYSALRHAHSKQDEFIYILQGRPTLITGDGETELMPGSCAGFRAGSGDAHHLHNRSDETVVYLEIGDRSIGDAVHYPDDDIRAVFNSEGKWVFTHKDGSAY from the coding sequence ATGCCAGACCCATCCTATCCGCTCGTTTTGCAAGCCGAACAAGTCCCACCCCGCACCACGCCATCACTGTATCCGGCGCCTTTTGCCCAACGGGTGGAAGGCCGCGTCAAACGGGTATTGGGCGACCCGTTTGGTTTGCGCAATTTTGGCGTCAACCTGACAAGCTTAGCACCCGGCGCTTATTCGGCACTGCGTCATGCCCATAGCAAACAGGATGAGTTCATTTACATTCTTCAGGGACGGCCCACCTTGATTACGGGCGATGGTGAAACCGAGTTGATGCCTGGCAGTTGTGCCGGCTTTCGGGCTGGTAGCGGCGATGCCCACCATTTGCACAACCGCAGCGATGAAACGGTCGTCTATCTGGAAATCGGTGATCGCAGTATTGGCGATGCGGTGCACTATCCTGATGACGATATCCGCGCCGTGTTCAACAGCGAAGGCAAGTGGGTATTCACCCACAAAGACGGCAGCGCGTATTAG